From a region of the Gossypium raimondii isolate GPD5lz chromosome 10, ASM2569854v1, whole genome shotgun sequence genome:
- the LOC105775798 gene encoding protein DMP2 encodes MAFDLLCSKMGNLVKFLPTGTVFIFNFLNPVLTDNGNCKTPLNKQSAAILIVLCGFTCSFSCFTDSYKDRDGKTHYGIATFKGLWPSPSSFESDLVNLSSYKLRLSDFVHAFFSSMVFAVLVLLEPNTVKCFYPSLSTNSKALICLIALPPIALVVSLAFMWFPNKRHGIGHPSIEHSSNKTNLLLPHTS; translated from the coding sequence ATGGCATTTGATTTGTTATGTTCCAAAATGGGCAACCTCGTCAAGTTCCTTCCCACAGGAACTGTCTTCATTTTCAACTTCTTAAACCCTGTTTTAACTGACAATGGCAATTGCAAAACTCCACTCAACAAACAATCAGCCGCCATTCTCATTGTCCTTTGTGGCTTCACCTGCAGTTTCAGTTGCTTTACCGACAGTTACAAAGATCGCGACGGAAAAACTCATTACGGGATAGCGACTTTCAAGGGTCTTTGGCCGTCGCCATCATCATTCGAGTCGGATTTGGTGAACTTGTCGAGCTACAAGCTTCGGTTGAGCGACTTCGTGCACGCTTTCTTTTCGTCGATGGTGTTCGCAGTTTTAGTCCTTTTGGAACCCAACACCGTGAAGTGCTTTTATCCATCTTTGTCGACCAATTCCAAGGCTTTAATATGCCTAATTGCATTGCCTCCGATTGCACTCGTAGTTTCATTGGCCTTCATGTGGTTCCCTAACAAACGCCATGGCATTGGGCACCCTTCCATTGAACATTCTTCCAATAAGACCAATTTGCTTCTTCCACACACAAGTTAA